GACGGCGTGAAGTTGTCATCGCCGCGCCGCAGGGTGTCGCGCGACAGCAATCCCTGATACTTCTCCGACCAGTAGATGTTGTAGCTGCGGTTGTCGTGATTGCCCGACCCGGACACCGCCACCTTGAAGAACTCGGGATAGCGCAACATCGCGTCGGTGCTGGCAAAACCACCGCCCGAATGGCCGAAGATCCCCACCCGATCAAGGTCGATGAACCGATAGCGCGCGCCAAGTTGCTTGATGGCCGCAATGTGATCCGGCAGGCCGTTGTCGGTGAAGTTGCCGTAATAGTTGTCGTGGAACGCCTTCGAGCGGCCGGGCGTGCCCAGATGATCGATCTGTACCACCACAAAACCCAGTTCGGCCAGCGCGAACGGCTCACCGCTGTTCTTGAAGGTCCACGCCCCCACCGATCCTACCTGCGGTCCGGGATAGATGTGCGAGATGATCGGATAGCGCCTGGTGCTGTCCAGTTTGGGCGGCAGGTACATCACGCCATGAATGTCCGTCAGGCCGTCACGCGCCTTGGTGGTGAACGGAATGGCCGCCTTCCATCCCAGCGCCGACAGCTGCGACACATCGGCTTTCTCAAGGGGACGAATCACTCGTCCCGTGAGTGCATCGCGCAGCACGGATACCGGCGCCGAGTTGATGGTGCTGTACTTGTCCACCACGAACTTGCCGCTCGGACTCATCGTCAGTTCGTGATTAGCGGCTTCAGTCGTCAGTCGCGTCAATCCCGCACCGTCCAGGCCCACCTTGTACAAGTGCGTGTTGTACACCAGCTGATCGTCTTCGCGACCGCGACCGCTGAACCACACCGTGCGCGTGGTCTCGTCCACATGCACCACCGCGCCCACCTGCCAGGGGCCGCTGGTGATCTGGTTCTTCACACTGCCGTCGTGGTTGAGCAACCACAAATGGCCGTAGCCATCCCGCTCAGACCACCAGATCGTCTCGCCACTCTTCAGCACATACCAGCTTTCCGGATCACGCGGACTCGAAATCTCCACGTAGGTCTTGCCGGTGTCCTTGGCAATGAGGGAGCCCTTGCCGCTGGCCGCATCCACTTCCACCAGATACGTCGCCTTCGACGCACGCGCCAACCCGCTGATGTACAGCTTGTCCGAACCCGGCGCCCACGTGGAGTCGCGCGTGGAGCCGGCAATGTTGGCGATGTTGAAACGCACCGGCAGCTGCACCTTGGTGCTCTGCTTCGTTGGCACATCCACCACATAGAAATTGGGCGTCGGCACCAGCGTGTCGCCCGGCAGCGCATACGGCTGCGAAAACGCACGCGGCCGTTGCGAGGTGTACGAGATGTACGGCATCAGGCCCACCTTTCGCTCATCCTGACGCGCCACCAGCAGCTTCTTGGAATCGGGCGACCAGCGCACGTTGGGGCGACGCCCCAGCGGACTCGGTCGCAATGCCTGTTGCGGGCGAATGGCCAGCACGCCGTAGCTGTAGTACTCCTCGCCATCGGTGGTCAGCCGCACCGAGTCCTTGCCACCACGCGACCGCACGTACAGGTCGTACTTCACCACGAACGCTTCCCACTTCTTGTCGGGTGACAGCACAAAAGGCGACTCGTTGTAGCTCGTATCTTTCGCCGCACATGTGTACTTCACGATGTTGCAGGCGAACTGCCGTCGGCCGGCGCGAAACTCAATCGACGTTTCATCATCGCCGTCGTTGCCAAAGCGGAACGCCCGGAACGGCAATCGATCGCCGTCGTAGGTGGAATCGGCCGCCAGACTCATCACCGCCGCCAGCTTCGCGTGATCGAACAGCAAGGCCCGCGTATTGGTAAGCGGGTTGATCACCACATACTCCGCCCCGGTGCGCGTCTTGTTGCGATACCAGAACCGGTTGCCGTCCTTGAAGAATTGCGGGGCCACCTCATCGCCGGTCGTCAAGCGCGAGGCATTCCACGGCAGCATCTGTTCGGCGCGGGAATAGTCCACCGCAGTCACCGTGGGCGCGGACACGGACGGCTGGGAAACCTGCGCGGACATCGGCGCGACGGCGACCAGCGTTGCCATGACGGCCGCAGCGATTTGGAAAGGACGCGTACGCAACATCGGAAGGCGGGGCAGAGGGGAGACGCAGAAGGCGCGCTCCGGAATACCGGGCGCGCCTCCATTGTGTCTCCTCTCGCGTCGCGCCGCCAGCCTTGGCGGCGCAACCGGCGTCGGTCTACTTCGGCAGCCCGCCCACCACCCGCTTCACCATCGCCCCACGCGCCAAGCTCGTCGTCGCGTCCATGCCGTTGATGATATAGACCTGCTCCACCGCGATACTGCTGGGATACCGCTGCGTGAACACCAACCCCGTCATCGCCTCCGGCAGCGCCACCAGTTGCACCTTGGCCGGCTGCACGTTCAGCAGCGCCGGGTCGCTGAGCGCCTTGAACGAACGGATGGATGCGTCCATGAGCGGGCCGTGTTGCCCGGCCGACGCGGTCGTGGACAACCCTACAATCAGATACGTCACACCCTGGTACTGCATGGACGCCGCCAGTCCACTCAAGGCGCCCGACTGCGTCGTCGCATCAAACGTCGCCATCATCGCGGCAATCCCGCTGGATCGTCGTCTGCCCCTTCTGGCGCACCGTGATCCCCTGCTGTCCGATAAACTGCTGCAGCGCCTCAGTGGGCGTGCCCTTGCCCGGGCCCAACTGCAGTTGCGCGGCCCCATCGGCACTCTGCGCCACCACCGCTTCGGGCATGTTGGCCGTCTTCCAGCCCGTTGGAAAGGTCAACTCAAACCGCAAATCCGGATGGAGAAACCGCTGGCCGCGGAAGTAGCCCAGCCGCGGGTTCTCGCCGAATACCATGCCATCCAGCAGGCGCAGGTAGGCGTCGCGATTCACCTTGGTGTTTGCCAGCTCGGCGGTGCTTAGCACCGTGGCCAGGCGCTGTTCGGCCCGCTGCACGCGATTGCCCGGATCGGGGTGCGTGCTTTTGCCACTCGGGAATGCGCGCCACTCGCATTGGACAGGCGCCCCAGCGTCGTGAACACCTTGGGCGATTCCCGCACGTCATACCCAACGGCCAGCGAGTACTTGAAGCCCAGCGCATCGGCCTGCGGATTTTGTCATCGCGGCCGAACTTGAGAAATAACAATCCGGCGCTCGCGCCCAGCACATCGCCGTACTTGGCTACCTGCGGCGAAAGGATGCTCGCCCCACCAGGCCAATCTGCGTGATCTGCTGCTTGCTCATCGCCGCCACGGTATGCTTGGCCGTCACGTGCCCGATCTCATGCCCGATCACCTCCGACAGCTCGGCTTCGCTGTTCAGATGCGTCATCAAGCCACGGGTCACGAAGATGAAGCCCCCCGGATAGGCGAACGCATTCACCGCCGCGTCGTCCAGCAGATGGAACTCCCACGGCAAACTGGGTCGCTCCGACTTGGCAGCAATCTGTGCGCCAATGCGCTTCACCAAGGCCTGCGCTTCGCCGCTGGCTCAACTCGCCAACCCGTTGCACGTCGACCGGGAGGCCTCACGCCCCATCTGGATTCCGATCCTGCGAGATCAGCGAGA
This sequence is a window from Gemmatimonadaceae bacterium. Protein-coding genes within it:
- a CDS encoding DPP IV N-terminal domain-containing protein encodes the protein MATLVAVAPMSAQVSQPSVSAPTVTAVDYSRAEQMLPWNASRLTTGDEVAPQFFKDGNRFWYRNKTRTGAEYVVINPLTNTRALLFDHAKLAAVMSLAADSTYDGDRLPFRAFRFGNDGDDETSIEFRAGRRQFACNIVKYTCAAKDTSYNESPFVLSPDKKWEAFVVKYDLYVRSRGGKDSVRLTTDGEEYYSYGVLAIRPQQALRPSPLGRRPNVRWSPDSKKLLVARQDERKVGLMPYISYTSQRPRAFSQPYALPGDTLVPTPNFYVVDVPTKQSTKVQLPVRFNIANIAGSTRDSTWAPGSDKLYISGLARASKATYLVEVDAASGKGSLIAKDTGKTYVEISSPRDPESWYVLKSGETIWWSERDGYGHLWLLNHDGSVKNQITSGPWQVGAVVHVDETTRTVWFSGRGREDDQLVYNTHLYKVGLDGAGLTRLTTEAANHELTMSPSGKFVVDKYSTINSAPVSVLRDALTGRVIRPLEKADVSQLSALGWKAAIPFTTKARDGLTDIHGVMYLPPKLDSTRRYPIISHIYPGPQVGSVGAWTFKNSGEPFALAELGFVVVQIDHLGTPGRSKAFHDNYYGNFTDNGLPDHIAAIKQLGARYRFIDLDRVGIFGHSGGGFASTDAMLRYPEFFKVAVSGSGNHDNRSYNIYWSEKYQGLLSRDTLRRGDDNFTPSANKSYASNLRGHLLLMHGDMDDNVHPAMTIQLVDELIKANKTFDLIIAPNRPHSLNEPYFIRRRWDYFVQYLLGAMPPDNYKMTPAGGQGTFGADDGAYDNAALDDLWNRNAFDDIWRMGPVITPNGDG